The Pieris brassicae chromosome 3, ilPieBrab1.1, whole genome shotgun sequence genome contains the following window.
atttgttgcTAACAAACATTAACCAcattaaatgtattacaaaaaataaaaacaaatttgatcGTACCCATAGTTTATTATCACATCAATTAGTAattcatattgttttttttttacaaatcacaatttctttattagtAAGAGAACTACCAAGACTTAAGATTAATACGCGCGCATAAGAAATCGGCATCGGCATGTGGACAAATTACTTATCAGAAAAAGTACGGACGATAATTTTACGTGATAAGGAAACATAGATTTCttacttttatgaattgaatttaattgaCCCTCTCTGCTGCTTGTACCGCGCACTCGCTCGAACAAGCGATATGTAACAATTAAGCTCGGCTCAGGCGGAACGCgacaatgatttttttttcgggCGTGCAGCCGGATTTATAAGACAATATcacgtaaaatttaattgttattcgCAATCATTACATTATTGTGACACAGTTAGTCACCTCATAATTACATAGGTACAATCTTCGGAGTTTAATTAGATGTTCAATCCTCATATCTAattcattcattaaaataattatatattattacttatttgtgTAAGCCATAGTTACTTAAGTACTAAAACTTAGCTCATTGGAATAGATTGTATGTGAAAAAAagaatgtgtgcgtgtactagtgtacacacgtaagaagtgaaacgtctttatgaccttatttttcgaaaaatgatccaatatatgcaactttatatacattggttaaataaagttaaattagataaagtttaacaaaaggctttcattatcatagacatgaatacaaataatacaattatctcattttaccttatcactactaagattattacagaatttcattaattgtaatacaattattactatcgttgttatcgttattatatatttttgttattaatgaatcaaccgtggtagggacacgAAAAAGATAGTACGTAACGGAAatatgtgacgcgtaactcaaaaatgagacggtaatttttttccaacgccgataaataagtttcacttccaATCGCTTTCAATAGTCAAGGAATCTaaggtttttttatgtgtttctttaattgtctATTAGTACAGAAGCCTGAtcattgcctattagaaaaaaatactcacaaacagttaaataataacacaccACGCTATCTTACTAAAACGCTGTAATACGCAGCCGCATACAGTGTACAGTAAGCTCACGTAGTTTTCACATGCACTACACACGTTAAATGCTCAAATACAAGCACGTATTAAACAGTGtgcaatatacatacacactgaCATCTGCTCTCTCGCTCTGGCTCACAAATTACAGGCGACTATGCTTAGAAGACGGGAGTGGGGACGCTACGAAGTATGGCACAAAGAGGAGAGaccgataatatacaaattgtatgtatatttctgtctCATTCTTTCCCCTGGCTTCAtcctacacatttttgtatttgtgtctcttacctgtcgttttttcgttgcatccggtttgaaatcacaacgattctaaagaagtttcacttcaaaaaaaatgGGTTAAATTTTGCAACAAAGTTTAATTCCAAATACAAAATTGCGGTCGTAATTGGACGGCGACTAATTGAAATCGTTCAGCAAAACGCGAACTGAACTGAGCTGAACAAAACCGTTACTTTCTGATGACTTCTGACAtgcaaaataacaaaaaacttattaaaatatctcaacatttgaaatattttatcgtaTGAAACATCAATCTTGTATACGGTCTGTACGGATTTATCTGTACAAATACCGGTATTCTTCAAAATGGGTCGATATTACACACTAAACATAGACTACAGACTAAAAAATCGATTTCGGAAACATCTCTATGTTCTTATCAAACTTCCACTTGCCATCGTGAGAAGCGGTGTAGTGAGAAAATATAGAAATGGCTTCCTTGTGTAGACAAATTGTCCGCGGAAATGCTCTCAAAAGTGTGCTATTTTCGTCTGCTCGACGGGGATACGCAGATAAAAGTAAGAAAGTAactaattttgtatgaaaaatatatggcCTTACCTGTCAGAATTAAGTTACGTAATGTCAAAGATATTTGTATTTCAAAAAGTTTCGGAATTCGtaccaaaattatattaatttaaattttagattcccaaataatgtttatttataagattttatcattttcattatagtgaaaattaaatattatgttattgcgcaaatttattttaatctttccCAAGGCACTCAGTTTTcctgtattgttttattacaaatatgtcATGCACACTTAACTCCCATACCCCATACCACGTTATCTTTACCCACTCTTTTTTGATTCAGTAACTATAAgagtaaaaaacaaaattttatcgtATTTTAGGTTATATCTTATCTAGTCAAGTAATACTACATAGTTAATTACATTTTCCACCTATAttggttattatatattgtgtgGGGTTATTTGAGTAACAACACATTGTCTGTTGTATATAtctacaattatataatttttttattaattaaaatcaagagaataattgtaattagtaAGTTATAGAGATTTGTGAAATACCCCAATGAGCTCTGATTAGTCTAAAGATACAGTTATCTTCTAAGACAAATGAATCTTTGTTTAGCTTGGAATCAAACATAggatattattgtaaaacacattGTATTCTactcatatatattattattatgactaaTATGAGCAagacttttttatttgcactgtaattgtatatttaatgcaCAGTGAGGAAGACACTCAAGTGAAGGTGTTTAAATCACAGATGTGCTCCAATGAACATTATTTCTATGtctatttaacatttgcttatATAGTGAAGAAACAGACCCTTTAGAcctaaaatgtatgttaagaCAATGTATCATGCTAGACTAACTATGTAATGGAGGCAgaaaataacagttaaaaattaaacacattttattttatttacagtgaTGGTAGACCCCATGGAACATGCCACTGGATTGGAAAAACGAGAATTGTTAGCTCTTCAGTCTGGCAATGATGATCCTTTTAACATGAAGGTACTGAAGAAGGCTGCTGGCACCCGTGACAACCCTACACTTGTTCCTTCCTGCTTTGATGCTCGGATTGTTGGTTGCATAtgtaagtaatcaataatttcaaattcaaaggGAATTAGCAtgtatatagtaattaaaaaatcctaGTCACATTGAGTATGTAAATACAGGAGTGACAATAATGATGTACAAGAAGctgaataaagttaaaaaaggcTTAATTAACATGAATTTAGGTAtaggaattatattttacattacttcattctTATATAAggaaaacaatttgtataactaTTTTTCACAACTGACTGCAATGCAACTATTTAAAAAGAGTTAAAACTACAAGATTTGGTTTCACATTATCAAATCCACTATACTAATAGTATGTTATTATAGgaaattaaatgtaatctaCTCGAAATATAGAGGTTACTGAGAAGTCCCTttcttgtttataaatatatattttttaaagaaaacaatgatttttttattacaggtgAAGAACACTCTACTAGTATCAACTGGCTTTGGGTGCACAAGGTGATTAACCTACCATTTCTTTGACTGACTAAATTAATAGTAGACAGCaatgcaattaaattaattctactctcagaaagaaaaaaatatatagatggACAGATCTGACTACCGCATGGTTGGGAATGATAGTATACAGATTATTTTAgttcttattataataaaatgcatGTCACACTATCTTGGTTATAGaaagttttgtaaaaaattaagcaaaattttaattgacagTACTTTTTTACAGGAACATCCCCGACGCTGTGAGTGTGGTCACTGGTACAAATTGATCGAAAAAACACCTctgtaaattcaatttttagtTACAATTCGTAGTGTTTATTAATTGCAATAAATGTGCGCATCGATCGACGCACATTGATCGTTCTGCGATTTTATAAAGTGTCATTTAGATCCGATACTCAACGGAATCAAAGAAACCATTAAATATGTAAGCATAAATATCAGTGTTTCATTCAGTACCTACTGTGTTGTTATGGttgtttaattgtatgtagctattaaagtattattactataattcgCCTTTTATTTAGTGTAATTGACTATAAAAGGATTAAGGAACAACACACTCTAAggtctattattattagaacaaGTTACGActtgcaaaataaataatatgttgttatattatatatgattaCAGGATGATACGATAACATTAtagattattgtaaatattactaaaaagcTTTAGacaatgataattttttttagactcGAATCTCGCTAGATGATAAACACGTCTTGATACTACTTATACGTTATCTGGGAGAATTGGACTTAGTTCTATTTAGTCTGTGGTTTTTATTAGGCTatgtaattttcatacattgaCACTTTGTTTTGTAAGaattagtttatttgtaaatttgttttttttttgtttttagcaCAAGTTGAACCATCAaaacaatttagtttattaatttgtaacttaactaaggatataaactaaaatgtcCAGTAAGtataatgtttcatttatatttatttgaattcacGCGGTGCAGTCACTTATTACGTACATATGTacgagccaaagctgtacaataAGTTAGTAGGGTCTCTGTTAAGACCCTACTAActtatattaaacttttgacgtgaataaaaaaataatttgaatattcaaGACTTAAAAAATTCCCGTTAGCTTcagtcttttaattttttatagattgttactcaataaagatttatattaaattatttactttcagACACTTCACAATTAGTTGATGTGTTCAGAATATACATAGCAGATGGGTTTTCTGAGGACTGTGAAGATTTAATACAGCgttgtttaaaattagaagttttaaatttcCAAACATTCTGCACTGTATGGAAAGAAATGCACTTTCCAAGCTTGTATcagtatgtataatttatttatctcttGAGATTTAaagacataattttttatgtctaATCACACTGAGACAATGTgtctatttattacattacatgtaatataatacttcacgtataaatatatactgtatttattggaaacatattaaaatattaaattaaatttttggaCTGTAAAAATTaggtattgtttatttaataggtagagtcaaaattaaaaagaactgGTATGTATAATtccaacaattttattttcaggatTTATTTCTACAACCTGGTGTAAACctatataaattgtgtttatcaGGCTAAACATTCTTCCTGCTATTATCTTTGTCATGAATAAAACAATGATAAgattatactattatatattatgctaTTTGGTTGGTGGACTCCGTTTCTGCACTTAGATGCTCATTAGCAGATATAGTTAGGActattagattttaaaagaTCTAACTCTGGACTCTGAATAAGATGGATAAATCATAGTATAGATATAAGATAGTATAGATCATTAAACCTTCTAGCATTTTTTCCTATTTAGTCTTACCTACATGTAGAATGTTTGCTCATTCATTGGACATGAATATTTGGGTCTGCCAAGGTCAGAAATTTATGGTGGCAATTGCCAAAAGGCAAACAGACAAGGTTGTCAAGGGAATGTAAATATTCAACTatgtttactttaattttttcaatactaaaaatgtatagaTTCTAGATTaagtaaagtaatattttttctgataaataaaggcttatgttattattatttttacatgcaGAATGTTTTCTCAGGGAACTGTCATCATGTGCGGAAATTGCAGAGCTCTCTGAAGAATTAATCATTGTTGCTAAGAGTTTTATGGTACAGGACACTGGAAATTATAAGgtaaaacatatgtattatttgaCTGAGAATTAGGTCTATAGAGTATTGTCatgtaaaatcttttatttaaattaccctGAGGTCATAGTTAGAACCCGGTTTacaaatccattggtgcaaagtGGTTTGATTTTTCTGTCTATATAAGCATTTTATAAGCTCTTAGAATGAAAAATCAATTGGTGTGTTCTGCTAACATGTGATTTTCGACATGGTAGATTATCAAACTATTATTGAGACCTAAATTCAAGATAGATGGTATGTAGCCTGTTAATTACAATACCGTAACACAGCAAATCTAACTAAGTTGTGTATAGGATTActaagaaatgtttttttaattttctgtaagCAAATTAACAcctaaacaatttaataaatatttgtttctctGCATGAAATGTAATCTAAAAaacatatgttatattaaatgaatcCTAATTATGTCCTTGCTATttgatattgatatttaatttaaaatacaatatgaaTAGTATCACAATAGTATgtaatgaattattaaattaaatgcacataaatattttcaggaaTCTGTGATAAGCCTCTTCATAGTGTATGCATTGGTAACACAACAGCCTTTCGCCAATTTTGCATATTTACCTATATGTCCTGAGGATGTACCAGAAATAAAGCGCTTGGAAGGTTCAATACGACGTCACaggtactttaaaaattacttcacATTAGATAAAAACTTAGAAATTTACTGTTATTCCAAACTTTATCATTATAGGTTTCAAATCCTTAGGATGCAAGTATCCCAATTTCGTTGACCTAAGATATTATTACACAAATAGATCcaccaattttataaaattttgctaTCTTAATGTGACATGATACATAGATTTCATCATTAATCACGGCATGTACGATCAACTAGGCGATATTAGAACAAATTcgtggtccttcgagccggacataaaatttttagtttaacaGTTATGATATAATGGTAATATAGTTGtctaactaataaataaactttaaaatattttagtagtgCAATAGAAACAAGACTTTCGGGACAGAAGTGAGAGGCAAAGTGAAATGGTCACGAAATCAACTGAGAGCTAATgtcatttctatacaaattcgTTTGGCGTTAGTTAGCGTGTCGCAATTATTATTGGCTGTTTAGCCGTATATTGGACCTTTGTATTTGAACGACTTACCATGCAG
Protein-coding sequences here:
- the LOC123707694 gene encoding cytochrome c oxidase subunit 5B, mitochondrial-like, yielding MASLCRQIVRGNALKSVLFSSARRGYADKMMVDPMEHATGLEKRELLALQSGNDDPFNMKVLKKAAGTRDNPTLVPSCFDARIVGCICEEHSTSINWLWVHKEHPRRCECGHWYKLIEKTPL